A single Glycine soja cultivar W05 chromosome 14, ASM419377v2, whole genome shotgun sequence DNA region contains:
- the LOC114383355 gene encoding putative pentatricopeptide repeat-containing protein At5g09950, whose amino-acid sequence MILCYRRLLHNASHARSTQLALSEQLLHHCNSSHHHLHFPPLNLDYNRYRDSCTVEDAHQLHLQIYKTGLTSDVFWCNTLVNIFVRAGNLVSAQKLFDEMPQKNLVSWSCLVSGYAQNGMPDEACMLFRGIISAGLLPNHYAIGSALRACQELGPNMLKLGMEIHGLISKSPYASDMVLSNVLMSMYSHCSASIDDARRVFEEIKMKTSASWNSIISVYCRRGDAISAFKLFSSMQREATELNCRPNEYTFCSLVTVACSLVDCGLTLLEQMLARIEKSSFVKDLYVGSALVSGFARYGLIDSAKMIFEQMDDRNAVTMNGLMVGLARQHQGEEAAKIFKEMKDLVEINASSYAVLLSAFTEFSNLKEGKRKGQEVHAYLIRNALVDVWILIGNALVNLYAKCNAIDNARSIFQLMPSKDTVSWNSIISGLDHNERFEEAVACFHTMRRNGMVPSKFSVISTLSSCASLGWIMLGQQIHGEGIKCGLDLDVSVSNALLTLYAETDCMEEYQKVFFLMPEYDQVSWNSFIGALATSEASVLQAIKYFLEMMQAGWKPNRVTFINILSAVSSLSLLELGRQIHALILKHSVADDNAIENTLLAFYGKCEQMEDCEIIFSRMSERRDEVSWNAMISGYIHNGILHKAMGLVWLMMQKGQRLDDFTLATVLSACASVATLERGMEVHACAIRACLEAEVVVGSALVDMYAKCGKIDYASRFFELMPVRNIYSWNSMISGYARHGHGGKALKLFTQMKQHGQLPDHVTFVGVLSACSHVGLVDEGFEHFKSMGEVYELAPRIEHFSCMVDLLGRAGDVKKLEEFIKTMPMNPNALIWRTILGACCRANSRNTELGRRAAKMLIELEPLNAVNYVLLSNMHAAGGKWEDVEEARLAMRNAEVKKEAGCSWVTMKDGVHVFVAGDQTHPEKEKIYDKLKEIMNKMRDLGYVPETKYALYDLELENKEELLSYHSEKLAIAFVLTRQSELPIRIIKNLRVCGDCHTAFKYISNIVNRQIILRDSNRFHHFDGGICSCQDYW is encoded by the coding sequence ATGATACTCTGCTACAGGCGATTGTTACACAATGCAAGTCATGCTCGTTCTACCCAGTTAGCTTTGTCAGAGCAGTTGCTACATCACTGCAACTCATCTCACCACCACCTCCATTTTCCACCTTTGAATTTGGACTATAATCGATACAGAGATTCTTGCACCGTGGAAGATGCCCATCAGCTTCATCTGCAGATCTACAAAACTGGGCTTACCAGTGATGTTTTCTGGTGTAATACTCTTGTCAACATATTTGTCAGAGCTGGCAATCTGGTTTCCGCACAGAAACTGTTTGATGAAATGCCCCAAAAGAACCTCGTTTCTTGGTCTTGTTTGGTTTCTGGGTATGCACAAAATGGCATGCCTGATGAGGCATGTATGTTATTCAGAGGGATCATTTCAGCTGGTCTCTTACCAAACCACTATGCTATTGGTAGTGCTCTTCGAGCATGCCAGGAGCTTGGTCCAAATATGCTTAAACTCGGGATGGAGATTCATGGCTTAATTTCCAAATCTCCGTATGCTTCAGACATGGTGTTGTCTAATGTGCTCATGTCCATGTATTCACATTGCTCAGCTTCCATTGATGATGCCCGTCGtgtttttgaagaaataaaaatgaaaacttcTGCATCCTGGAATTCTATCATTTCGGTCTATTGTCGTAGGGGAGATGCAATTTCTGCTTTTAAGCTATTTTCAAGCATGCAAAGGGAAGCTACAGAACTTAACTGCAGGCCTAATGAATATACCTTCTGTAGCTTAGTAACTGTTGCATGCTCTCTGGTTGACTGTGGACTGACTTTGCTTGAGCAGATGCTGGCCAGGATTGAAAAATCTAGCTTTGTAAAAGATTTGTATGTTGGTAGTGCATTGGTCAGCGGGTTTGCAAGGTATGGTTTAATAGATTCTGCTAAAATGATATTTGAGCAGATGGATGATCGTAATGCAGTGACTATGAATGGGTTAATGGTTGGACTGGCAAGGCAGCACCAGGGTGAAGAAGCAGCTAAGATATTCAAGGAAATGAAAGATTTAGTTGAAATAAATGCATCATCTTATGCAGTTCTTTTAAGtgcttttactgaattttcaaatttaaaggaAGGGAAGAGAAAGGGTCAAGAGGTTCATGCTTATCTGATTCGCAATGCCTTGGTTGATGTCTGGATTTTGATTGGAAATGCTCTCGTCAATTtgtatgcaaaatgcaatgccaTTGATAATGCTCGGTCAATTTTTCAACTCATGCCCAGTAAAGATACTGTTTCATGGAACTCTATAATCTCTGGCCTTGACCACAATGAGCGATTTGAGGAAGCAGTTGCATGTTTCCACACAATGAGGAGAAATGGAATGGTGCCATCAAAATTCTCAGTTATTAGTACTTTGAGTTCATGTGCTAGTTTGGGTTGGATCATGTTAGGACAACAGATACACGGTGAAGGGATAAAATGCGGGCTTGATTTGGACGTTTCAGTTTCAAATGCTCTTCTAACATTATATGCTGAAACTGATTGTATGGAGGAATATCAGAAAGTTTTCTTTCTAATGCCAGAGTATGATCAAGTTTCTTGGAATTCTTTTATTGGTGCACTAGCAACTTCAGAGGCGTCAGTTTTACAGGCTATAAAATATTTCCTGGAGATGATGCAAGCTGGATGGAAACCCAACAGAGtaacatttataaatattttatctgcagtttcttctctttctcttcttgaACTGGGCCGTCAAATTCATGCTTTAATCTTAAAGCACTCTGTCGCTGATGACAATGCTATTGAGAATACACTTCTAGCTTTCTATGGAAAGTGTGAGCAGATGGAGGACTGTGAAATTATCTTTTCTAGAATGTCTGAGCGAAGAGATGAAGTCAGTTGGAATGCCATGATTTCTGGATATATACACAATGGCATCCTGCATAAGGCCATGGGTTTGGTATGGCTTATGATGCAAAAGGGCCAAAGATTGGATGATTTCACGCTTGCTACTGTTCTTAGTGCCTGTGCTTCAGTTGCAACATTAGAACGTGGTATGGAAGTACATGCATGTGCCATAAGAGCTTGTTTAGAAGCTGAAGTTGTTGTTGGTAGTGCACTAGTTGACATGTATGCAAAATGTGGAAAGATAGATTATGCATCAAGATTCTTTGAATTGATGCCTGTGAGGAACATATATTCTTGGAATTCAATGATTTCTGGTTATGCACGCCATGGACATGGAGGAAAAGCTCTAAAGCTTTTTACACAAATGAAACAGCATGGCCAATTGCCAGATCATGTCACCTTTGTTGGGGTCCTATCAGCTTGTAGTCATGTAGGTTTAGTTGATGAAGGATTTGAGCATTTCAAATCAATGGGTGAAGTATATGAACTAGCTCCTCGAATAGAGCACTTCTCTTGTATGGTAGACCTCCTTGGGCGGGCAGGTGATGTTAAGAAGCTGGAGGAATTCATCAAAACAATGCCAATGAATCCTAATGCCCTTATTTGGAGAACAATTTTAGGAGCATGTTGTCGAGCTAATAGCCGAAATACAGAGCTAGGGCGTAGGGCTGCCAAGATGCTTATTGAGTTAGAGCCGCTGAACGCAGTGAACTATGTGCTTCTTTCAAACATGCATGCTGCTGGTGGGAAGTGGGAAGATGTGGAAGAGGCTAGGTTGGCAATGAGGAATGCAGAAGTTAAGAAGGAAGCTGGGTGTAGTTGGGTCACCATGAAGGATGGAGTTCATGTGTTTGTGGCTGGAGATCAAACACacccagaaaaagaaaaaatctatgACAAACTCAAGGAGATAATGAACAAAATGAGGGACCTGGGATATGTGCCTGAAACCAAATATGCACTCTATGATCTTGAGCTTGAAAACAAAGAAGAGCTTCTCAGCTATCATAGTGAGAAACTAGCGATTGCTTTTGTTCTCACTCGCCAATCTGAGCTACCTATTAGGATAATTAAGAACCTTCGGGTTTGTGGTGACTGTCACACTGCTTTCAAATACATATCAAATATTGTTAATCGACAGATAATTTTACGAGATTCAAATAGATTTCACCATTTTGATGGTGGCATATGTTCTTGTCAGGATTATTGGTGA